A single region of the Mustela lutreola isolate mMusLut2 chromosome 2, mMusLut2.pri, whole genome shotgun sequence genome encodes:
- the MOBP gene encoding myelin-associated oligodendrocyte basic protein isoform X2 yields the protein MKFQNHGRRYVMVQWNHPHSEMSQKTTKEGPRLSKNQKFTEHFSIHCCPPFTFLNSKREIVDRKYSICKSGCFYQKKEEDWICCACQKTSRREPWRQPPASFGPLSTGRRATSPQRPKLQPAAPPAVVRAPAKPRSPPRSERQPRPRPEVRPPPAKQRLPQKSKQPPRSSPQRGPGTSRGGSPIKASRF from the exons atGAAGTTTCAGAATCATGGCAGGAGATATGTTATGGTGCAGTGGAATCATCCTCATAG TGAGATGAGTCAGAAAACGACTAAGGAGGGTCCCAGACTCTCCAAGAACCAGAAGTTTACAGAGCACTTCAGCATACATTGCTGCCCACCATTCACCTTCCTCAACTCCAAGCGTGAGATCGTGGATCGGAAATATAGCATCTGTAAGAGTGGCTGCTTCtatcagaagaaagaagaggactGGATCTGCTGTGCCTGCCAGAAGACCAG CAGAAGAGAGCCATGGCGCCAGCCTCCAGCTTCTTTTGGCCCCCTCAGCACCGGACGCCGTGCAACATCCCCTCAGAGGCCCAAGCTCCAGCCAGCTGCACCCCCCGCGGTGGTCAGAGCACCAGCCAAGCCACGGTCTCCTCCGAGGTCTGAGCGTCAACCACGCCCCCGCCCAGAGGTCCGACCACCACCAGCCAAGCAGCGCCTCCCTCAGAAGTCCAAGCAGCCGCCGCGCAGCAGCCCCCAGAGAGGGCCAGGCACCAGCCGTGGGGGGTCCCCCATCAAAGCTTCTAGGTTCTG A
- the MOBP gene encoding myelin-associated oligodendrocyte basic protein isoform X3 gives MKFQNHGRRYVMVQWNHPHSEMSQKTTKEGPRLSKNQKFTEHFSIHCCPPFTFLNSKREIVDRKYSICKSGCFYQKKEEDWICCACQKTSTGRRATSPQRPKLQPAAPPAVVRAPAKPRSPPRSERQPRPRPEVRPPPAKQRLPQKSKQPPRSSPQRGPGTSRGGSPIKASRLKRKSKPTPRKK, from the exons atGAAGTTTCAGAATCATGGCAGGAGATATGTTATGGTGCAGTGGAATCATCCTCATAG TGAGATGAGTCAGAAAACGACTAAGGAGGGTCCCAGACTCTCCAAGAACCAGAAGTTTACAGAGCACTTCAGCATACATTGCTGCCCACCATTCACCTTCCTCAACTCCAAGCGTGAGATCGTGGATCGGAAATATAGCATCTGTAAGAGTGGCTGCTTCtatcagaagaaagaagaggactGGATCTGCTGTGCCTGCCAGAAGACCAG CACCGGACGCCGTGCAACATCCCCTCAGAGGCCCAAGCTCCAGCCAGCTGCACCCCCCGCGGTGGTCAGAGCACCAGCCAAGCCACGGTCTCCTCCGAGGTCTGAGCGTCAACCACGCCCCCGCCCAGAGGTCCGACCACCACCAGCCAAGCAGCGCCTCCCTCAGAAGTCCAAGCAGCCGCCGCGCAGCAGCCCCCAGAGAGGGCCAGGCACCAGCCGTGGGGGGTCCCCCATCAAAGCTTCTAG ATTGAAAAGGAAGAGCAAGCCAACCCCACGGAAAAAGTGA
- the MOBP gene encoding myelin-associated oligodendrocyte basic protein isoform X4 — translation MSQKTTKEGPRLSKNQKFTEHFSIHCCPPFTFLNSKREIVDRKYSICKSGCFYQKKEEDWICCACQKTSRREPWRQPPASFGPLSTGRRATSPQRPKLQPAAPPAVVRAPAKPRSPPRSERQPRPRPEVRPPPAKQRLPQKSKQPPRSSPQRGPGTSRGGSPIKASRLKRKSKPTPRKK, via the exons ATGAGTCAGAAAACGACTAAGGAGGGTCCCAGACTCTCCAAGAACCAGAAGTTTACAGAGCACTTCAGCATACATTGCTGCCCACCATTCACCTTCCTCAACTCCAAGCGTGAGATCGTGGATCGGAAATATAGCATCTGTAAGAGTGGCTGCTTCtatcagaagaaagaagaggactGGATCTGCTGTGCCTGCCAGAAGACCAG CAGAAGAGAGCCATGGCGCCAGCCTCCAGCTTCTTTTGGCCCCCTCAGCACCGGACGCCGTGCAACATCCCCTCAGAGGCCCAAGCTCCAGCCAGCTGCACCCCCCGCGGTGGTCAGAGCACCAGCCAAGCCACGGTCTCCTCCGAGGTCTGAGCGTCAACCACGCCCCCGCCCAGAGGTCCGACCACCACCAGCCAAGCAGCGCCTCCCTCAGAAGTCCAAGCAGCCGCCGCGCAGCAGCCCCCAGAGAGGGCCAGGCACCAGCCGTGGGGGGTCCCCCATCAAAGCTTCTAG ATTGAAAAGGAAGAGCAAGCCAACCCCACGGAAAAAGTGA
- the MOBP gene encoding myelin-associated oligodendrocyte basic protein isoform X1: MKFQNHGRRYVMVQWNHPHSEMSQKTTKEGPRLSKNQKFTEHFSIHCCPPFTFLNSKREIVDRKYSICKSGCFYQKKEEDWICCACQKTSRREPWRQPPASFGPLSTGRRATSPQRPKLQPAAPPAVVRAPAKPRSPPRSERQPRPRPEVRPPPAKQRLPQKSKQPPRSSPQRGPGTSRGGSPIKASRLKRKSKPTPRKK, encoded by the exons atGAAGTTTCAGAATCATGGCAGGAGATATGTTATGGTGCAGTGGAATCATCCTCATAG TGAGATGAGTCAGAAAACGACTAAGGAGGGTCCCAGACTCTCCAAGAACCAGAAGTTTACAGAGCACTTCAGCATACATTGCTGCCCACCATTCACCTTCCTCAACTCCAAGCGTGAGATCGTGGATCGGAAATATAGCATCTGTAAGAGTGGCTGCTTCtatcagaagaaagaagaggactGGATCTGCTGTGCCTGCCAGAAGACCAG CAGAAGAGAGCCATGGCGCCAGCCTCCAGCTTCTTTTGGCCCCCTCAGCACCGGACGCCGTGCAACATCCCCTCAGAGGCCCAAGCTCCAGCCAGCTGCACCCCCCGCGGTGGTCAGAGCACCAGCCAAGCCACGGTCTCCTCCGAGGTCTGAGCGTCAACCACGCCCCCGCCCAGAGGTCCGACCACCACCAGCCAAGCAGCGCCTCCCTCAGAAGTCCAAGCAGCCGCCGCGCAGCAGCCCCCAGAGAGGGCCAGGCACCAGCCGTGGGGGGTCCCCCATCAAAGCTTCTAG ATTGAAAAGGAAGAGCAAGCCAACCCCACGGAAAAAGTGA